The following coding sequences are from one Epilithonimonas vandammei window:
- a CDS encoding TetR/AcrR family transcriptional regulator, which produces MRKKFTEKQIKILDVAEELIAKKGFDGTSVRDICSKANINVAMISYYFGSKEKMMSYLYQYRVQRTKESFSEFAQTIKEGKPEMQMKEIVNYVISLLFKYSYFHGFVTQEMRSLDNVKDDLLEFYQTCVIRIEEIVKRGIVSGVFHNAPKSEDILTMIIGSALFVIRNKNFYEQYVPTNNEAQYQKESEQKLKNSILLSVFAILDYEQD; this is translated from the coding sequence ATGAGAAAAAAATTTACAGAGAAACAAATAAAAATTCTTGATGTTGCTGAGGAGCTTATTGCTAAAAAAGGCTTTGATGGTACTTCGGTTAGAGATATCTGCTCAAAGGCAAACATTAATGTTGCAATGATTTCCTACTACTTTGGCTCCAAGGAAAAGATGATGTCCTATCTTTATCAATATCGGGTGCAACGTACGAAAGAAAGTTTCTCCGAGTTTGCTCAGACTATAAAGGAGGGAAAACCAGAGATGCAGATGAAGGAGATTGTAAATTATGTGATCTCACTGCTATTCAAATACAGTTATTTTCACGGATTTGTGACACAGGAAATGCGCTCATTAGATAATGTTAAAGATGACCTACTGGAATTTTATCAGACTTGTGTTATAAGGATAGAAGAAATAGTGAAAAGAGGGATCGTTTCCGGAGTTTTCCATAACGCACCGAAATCCGAAGATATCCTTACAATGATTATTGGTTCCGCATTATTCGTCATCAGAAATAAAAATTTTTATGAACAGTATGTTCCTACAAATAATGAAGCACAATATCAGAAAGAATCAGAACAAAAACTGAAAAATAGCATACTACTAAGTGTTTTTGCGATTTTGGACTATGAGCAAGATTAA
- a CDS encoding superoxide dismutase, translated as MAFELPKLAYSYDALEPTIDARTMEIHHSKHHQAYVDNLNNAIAGTDLEGKSLEEIQKIGTDKPAVRNNGGGHFNHSLFWELLTPGGSKEPVGNVKAEIEKIGGFEKFKEDFSNAAKTRFGSGWAWLVKNSDGSVVVSSTPNQDNPLMPVADVQGTPILGLDVWEHAYYLKYQNRRPDYVAAFFDVINWDKVEELYNK; from the coding sequence ATGGCATTCGAATTACCAAAATTAGCTTATTCGTACGATGCGTTGGAACCAACAATCGATGCGAGAACAATGGAAATCCACCATTCTAAGCACCACCAAGCTTATGTGGACAATCTTAATAACGCAATTGCAGGAACAGACCTTGAAGGAAAATCTCTTGAAGAAATCCAAAAAATAGGTACAGATAAACCAGCCGTGAGAAATAACGGAGGCGGACATTTTAATCACTCACTTTTCTGGGAACTTTTGACGCCAGGAGGAAGCAAAGAGCCAGTTGGAAACGTGAAAGCTGAAATCGAAAAAATCGGTGGTTTTGAAAAATTCAAAGAAGATTTTTCTAACGCTGCGAAAACTAGATTCGGTTCTGGATGGGCTTGGTTAGTGAAAAATTCTGATGGTTCTGTGGTTGTTTCGTCAACTCCGAATCAAGATAACCCATTAATGCCTGTTGCAGATGTGCAAGGAACTCCAATTCTTGGATTAGATGTTTGGGAACACGCTTATTACCTAAAATATCAGAACAGAAGACCAGATTATGTTGCCGCTTTTTTTGATGTAATCAACTGGGATAAAGTGGAAGAGCTTTATAATAAATAA
- a CDS encoding DUF6909 family protein yields the protein MANSRARETTEAIERLYVSMRHLFYRGFFKPSGVSGESLRKLLMVINPEIYGSMSIPNKIELDGLLYVLDRLPEGIEECSFIHLTSDEGFDKGSFEPIVPKKRRRNCYRIDEHQMNIEVLLGRSEIYDILTHLTFLYLEADKIRNIGFDLENEGRAKRTWNIIEEVAKGEKKYSRKEKEVALIHLSSFLGRTFDETLNAYNNFGDDKNPDRLFKIIYWLGQISLEDWKENREREIYFSAILQERVGHHLFGERWANKIKKVLVENDLHMRPLHIISANMHSVKNMVFANDALNKKGTKEVDYKLFADISNKKELQEKVLDHAMKEGMIYIDDNSGSNIDVQIIDLAKTELKNTVFANQKYKGDDVILVFDYAFGEQAFEVMDELLRPYEVKGEVYMMKVKSVSIMGKAGILTGGKGDIMIPTSHIFEGTADNYVFENALKATDFVDDEIKSFEGPMITVLGTSLQNKDILSYFMTTSWKAIGLEMEGAHYQKAIQVASKIRHHISPDLFVMYAYYASDNPLETGSTLSSGGLGLTGVKPTYMITHKIIEKILEKK from the coding sequence ATGGCAAATTCAAGAGCAAGAGAAACCACAGAAGCTATCGAAAGATTATATGTCTCTATGAGACACTTATTCTATAGAGGATTTTTCAAACCGTCTGGAGTGTCGGGTGAGTCATTAAGAAAACTCTTAATGGTAATCAATCCGGAAATCTACGGAAGCATGAGCATCCCCAATAAAATAGAGCTGGACGGTTTACTTTATGTTCTTGACCGTCTTCCCGAAGGCATCGAGGAGTGTTCTTTCATCCACCTGACTTCTGACGAAGGTTTTGACAAAGGAAGCTTTGAACCTATTGTCCCTAAGAAAAGACGTAGAAATTGCTATAGAATCGATGAACACCAAATGAACATCGAAGTTCTTTTGGGACGTTCTGAGATTTATGACATCCTGACTCACTTGACTTTCCTTTATTTAGAAGCTGACAAAATCAGGAATATCGGTTTCGATTTGGAAAATGAAGGCCGCGCCAAGAGAACCTGGAATATCATTGAAGAAGTTGCGAAAGGAGAAAAAAAATACAGCCGAAAAGAAAAAGAAGTCGCATTGATTCATCTTTCTTCTTTCTTAGGACGAACTTTTGATGAGACACTAAATGCTTATAACAACTTCGGAGATGATAAAAATCCCGACCGCTTGTTCAAGATTATTTACTGGCTCGGTCAGATTAGCCTGGAAGACTGGAAGGAAAACAGAGAAAGAGAAATTTACTTTTCAGCAATTCTTCAGGAAAGAGTTGGCCATCACCTTTTCGGGGAAAGGTGGGCAAACAAAATCAAGAAAGTCCTGGTAGAAAACGACCTTCATATGCGTCCGCTTCACATCATCAGTGCGAATATGCACTCGGTGAAAAATATGGTTTTTGCCAATGATGCTCTTAATAAAAAAGGAACAAAAGAGGTTGATTATAAATTATTTGCGGACATCAGTAACAAAAAAGAACTTCAGGAAAAAGTGCTGGATCACGCTATGAAAGAAGGAATGATCTACATCGACGATAACAGCGGAAGTAACATTGATGTTCAAATCATCGATCTTGCCAAGACTGAACTTAAGAATACCGTTTTCGCCAATCAAAAATATAAAGGCGATGATGTGATCCTGGTTTTTGATTACGCTTTTGGAGAACAGGCTTTCGAGGTAATGGACGAATTACTAAGACCTTACGAAGTGAAGGGCGAAGTCTATATGATGAAAGTGAAATCGGTTTCGATAATGGGTAAAGCCGGAATCCTTACCGGCGGAAAAGGTGACATTATGATTCCAACTTCCCATATTTTTGAAGGAACAGCTGACAATTATGTTTTCGAAAATGCTCTAAAGGCAACTGATTTTGTAGATGATGAGATCAAATCTTTCGAAGGACCGATGATCACTGTTTTGGGAACATCGCTTCAGAACAAAGACATTTTATCTTACTTTATGACAACGTCCTGGAAAGCCATCGGCCTGGAAATGGAAGGCGCACATTATCAAAAGGCGATTCAGGTGGCGAGCAAAATCCGTCATCACATCTCTCCGGATTTATTTGTAATGTATGCTTATTACGCTTCGGATAATCCTTTAGAGACAGGAAGCACACTTTCTTCTGGTGGACTTGGATTAACTGGTGTAAAACCAACCTATATGATTACTCATAAAATCATCGAGAAAATTCTTGAGAAGAAATAA
- a CDS encoding DUF4126 domain-containing protein, with protein MSDILPYILSSFIGIGLAAASGFRVFLPLFAVSLASYLGWIPMNDNFQWLSGLPTLIVTGVATLVEILAYYIPVVDNFLDTVTVPLATVAGSVLFASQFIELGTFPQWALAIIAGGGTAATIAAGFAGTRAASTATTAGIGNNVIATTETAGAGLMSVLSIFLPVIAFIIALALLILVIIFGRKIWRKIRNTAIDNP; from the coding sequence ATGAGTGATATTTTACCTTACATCCTGAGTTCCTTCATTGGAATCGGTCTGGCTGCGGCATCAGGTTTTCGTGTTTTTTTACCTTTGTTTGCCGTGAGTCTTGCCTCATATCTTGGCTGGATTCCTATGAATGATAACTTCCAATGGTTGTCTGGTCTGCCTACACTCATTGTCACAGGAGTCGCAACATTAGTAGAAATTCTGGCTTACTACATTCCCGTGGTTGATAATTTCCTTGATACCGTAACTGTTCCGCTGGCAACAGTAGCCGGCTCCGTTCTTTTTGCAAGTCAGTTTATAGAGTTAGGTACATTTCCACAATGGGCTTTGGCAATTATTGCAGGTGGCGGAACAGCAGCAACCATAGCAGCAGGATTTGCCGGGACTCGTGCCGCTTCTACTGCAACTACAGCCGGAATAGGTAATAACGTCATTGCTACAACAGAAACAGCCGGAGCTGGATTGATGTCTGTTCTCTCAATCTTTTTACCGGTTATTGCTTTCATAATTGCATTAGCTCTCTTGATTTTAGTTATTATTTTCGGACGAAAAATCTGGCGAAAAATCAGGAATACAGCTATTGATAATCCATAA
- a CDS encoding glutamine synthetase III family protein, protein MSTLRFKALAELPFRNYRKDNFVEVPAKLSELFCQNVFSEETMREYLTKEAFNSILDAIKKGTKIQRHIADQVAVAMKDWALSKGVTHYTHWFQPLTGATAEKHDSFFTPIEGGRAIERFSGGMLIQQEPDASSFPNGGIRNTFEARGYTAWDPTSPAFIMGTTLCIPSIFISYTGETLDYKTPLLRALNAVDEAATDVMKSYFDKNVTKVSPTLGWEQEYFLVDTALYQSRPDLVLTGKTLLGHSPAKGQQLDDHYFGSIPTRVMNYMKELEIECMKLGIPVTTRHNEVAPNQFELAPMFEEANVAVDHNSLLMDIMARIAHKHHFHILFHEKPFAGVNGSGKHNNWSLGTDTGENLLSPGKNPKKNLQFLTFFVNTLKAVHDYADLLRASIASASNDHRLGANEAPPAIISAFIGSQLFGVLEELEKVTDGKLSPEEKTELKLNVVGKIPEILLDNTDRNRTSPFAFTGNKFEIRAVGSSANCAEVMTVMNVIAAKQLRTFKTEVDALIETGLKKDEAIFNILREYIKQSKNIMFEGDGYSDDWAQEAEKRGLNNLKTTPEALKEELNKKFVDLYEELGIYSHREFEARNEIKLEKYSTVIDIEARVLADIARNHIIPAALNYQNRLIENVKGLKEIFGDNEFKTLAKEQLELISDISGNVSQIKVGVDELLAAKEKAKNTSGSQKQAEEYCNNVIPFFEVVRKASDALEMMVDDELWPMTKYRELLFTR, encoded by the coding sequence ATGTCAACATTAAGATTCAAAGCCTTAGCCGAGCTTCCTTTCAGAAATTACCGAAAAGATAATTTCGTAGAAGTTCCTGCAAAACTATCCGAATTGTTTTGTCAGAATGTATTCTCAGAAGAAACAATGAGAGAATATTTAACCAAAGAAGCTTTCAATTCCATTTTAGATGCAATAAAAAAGGGAACAAAAATCCAGAGACATATTGCAGACCAAGTGGCAGTAGCTATGAAAGATTGGGCTTTGTCAAAAGGTGTGACACATTACACACACTGGTTTCAACCATTGACAGGCGCAACTGCAGAAAAACACGATTCTTTTTTTACGCCAATTGAAGGGGGAAGAGCAATCGAGAGATTCAGTGGCGGAATGTTGATTCAGCAGGAGCCGGATGCTTCTTCTTTCCCGAATGGAGGAATCAGAAATACTTTCGAAGCTAGAGGTTATACCGCTTGGGACCCGACTTCTCCAGCTTTTATAATGGGAACTACGCTTTGTATTCCTTCGATTTTCATTTCTTACACAGGTGAAACATTAGATTATAAAACACCTTTATTAAGAGCATTGAATGCGGTTGACGAAGCGGCTACAGATGTAATGAAGTCTTACTTCGATAAAAATGTAACCAAAGTTTCTCCAACTTTAGGGTGGGAACAAGAATATTTCTTGGTAGATACAGCTTTGTATCAATCTCGTCCAGATTTGGTTTTGACTGGAAAAACTTTGTTAGGACATTCTCCGGCGAAGGGACAGCAGTTAGATGATCATTATTTCGGTTCGATTCCTACAAGAGTAATGAACTATATGAAGGAATTGGAAATAGAATGTATGAAGTTGGGAATTCCTGTAACGACTCGTCACAATGAGGTGGCGCCTAACCAATTCGAGTTGGCTCCAATGTTTGAAGAAGCGAACGTTGCGGTTGATCATAATTCTTTATTAATGGATATTATGGCGAGAATTGCTCATAAGCATCACTTCCATATTTTATTTCACGAGAAACCATTTGCTGGCGTAAACGGAAGTGGTAAACATAACAACTGGTCTCTTGGAACGGATACAGGTGAAAACCTTTTGAGCCCAGGAAAAAATCCTAAGAAGAATCTTCAGTTCTTAACTTTCTTTGTGAATACCTTGAAGGCAGTTCACGATTATGCAGATTTGTTGAGAGCAAGTATTGCATCTGCAAGCAACGACCACAGATTGGGAGCTAACGAAGCACCGCCGGCAATTATTTCTGCGTTTATCGGAAGTCAGTTGTTCGGCGTTTTGGAAGAATTAGAAAAAGTAACGGACGGAAAATTGTCTCCTGAAGAAAAAACCGAACTTAAACTTAATGTTGTAGGAAAGATTCCTGAGATTCTTTTGGATAATACGGACAGAAACAGAACATCTCCTTTTGCATTTACTGGAAATAAGTTCGAAATCAGAGCGGTTGGTTCTTCTGCAAATTGTGCAGAAGTAATGACGGTGATGAACGTAATTGCTGCAAAACAATTAAGAACTTTCAAAACTGAAGTCGACGCTTTGATTGAAACTGGTCTTAAGAAAGATGAAGCTATTTTCAATATCCTGAGAGAATATATCAAACAATCGAAAAATATTATGTTCGAAGGTGACGGTTATTCCGACGATTGGGCGCAAGAAGCAGAGAAAAGAGGACTCAACAACCTTAAAACTACGCCAGAAGCACTTAAGGAAGAATTGAACAAAAAATTTGTTGACCTGTACGAGGAACTAGGAATATACTCGCACCGTGAGTTCGAAGCTAGAAACGAAATCAAGCTAGAGAAATATTCTACTGTAATTGATATCGAAGCCAGAGTGTTGGCAGATATCGCAAGAAACCACATTATTCCTGCAGCACTTAACTATCAAAACAGATTGATTGAGAACGTTAAAGGTCTGAAAGAAATCTTTGGAGACAATGAATTCAAAACTTTGGCAAAAGAACAATTGGAATTGATTTCTGATATTTCCGGAAATGTTTCTCAAATTAAAGTTGGAGTTGACGAACTGCTAGCAGCTAAAGAAAAAGCTAAAAATACTTCTGGAAGTCAAAAACAAGCCGAAGAATATTGTAATAACGTCATTCCTTTCTTCGAGGTAGTAAGAAAAGCTTCTGATGCATTGGAAATGATGGTGGATGACGAATTATGGCCAATGACGAAATATAGAGAATTGTTATTTACTAGATAG
- a CDS encoding DUF445 domain-containing protein, translated as MNDVQKKQQLRQYKTLATGLFILMMMTFIAMTILQKQSQSHWIGYIRAFSEAAMVGALADWFAVTALFNYPLGVKIPHTNLIENSKEKIGDNLGNFVVDNFLSPENIRPYIQKLKVSVYVGDWLSKKRNQDVLINELSSIIKDIVNKLDDDAVVKFISGKAEEMTDSIKLNSIIGNGIEYLLSKNDHQKIITNLSAQVKGYILENQQMISERVGKESFFLIPKSIDNKIAEKITKGLSDYFLEVEQNANHPLRCEITNKILDFSKELKDEPKWKTEFESIKSDFLQSDKIKQYSSDIWQSLKSSLINELSEEDSTLKSYVKKNIDEFVANLQNNEQFQNRIDSWVRLTAYKYILKNTQNFGELISTTVGNWEGKELSRKLELEVGKDLQFIRINGTIVGGLVGLLIYTIANFI; from the coding sequence ATGAATGATGTACAGAAAAAACAGCAACTCAGGCAATATAAGACGTTAGCAACAGGATTATTTATCTTGATGATGATGACTTTTATAGCGATGACCATTTTGCAGAAACAAAGTCAGTCGCATTGGATTGGATATATCAGAGCCTTTTCAGAAGCAGCGATGGTTGGTGCATTGGCAGATTGGTTTGCAGTGACTGCGCTTTTTAATTATCCGTTAGGTGTTAAAATTCCGCATACCAATCTCATCGAAAATTCGAAAGAAAAAATAGGCGATAATCTAGGGAACTTTGTGGTCGATAACTTTCTTTCTCCGGAAAATATTCGTCCTTATATTCAGAAACTAAAAGTTTCGGTTTATGTTGGGGATTGGCTTTCCAAAAAGAGAAATCAAGATGTTTTGATTAATGAATTATCTTCAATTATCAAAGATATTGTCAATAAACTGGATGACGATGCTGTCGTAAAATTCATCTCTGGAAAAGCTGAGGAAATGACAGATTCCATAAAATTAAATTCCATCATAGGCAATGGGATCGAATATCTTCTCAGTAAAAATGATCATCAGAAAATCATCACCAACCTGAGCGCTCAAGTCAAAGGTTACATTCTCGAAAATCAGCAAATGATTTCTGAAAGAGTGGGAAAGGAGAGTTTTTTCCTGATTCCAAAATCAATTGACAATAAAATCGCAGAAAAAATTACCAAAGGTTTGAGCGATTATTTTCTGGAAGTAGAGCAAAATGCAAATCATCCTTTACGATGTGAAATCACCAATAAAATCCTCGATTTTTCGAAAGAGCTGAAAGATGAGCCAAAATGGAAAACGGAATTTGAATCCATCAAATCTGATTTTCTTCAAAGTGATAAAATCAAACAATATTCATCTGATATCTGGCAATCTTTGAAATCGTCATTAATCAACGAACTTTCAGAAGAAGATTCTACATTGAAATCTTACGTCAAAAAAAATATAGACGAATTTGTCGCAAATCTTCAAAACAATGAACAGTTCCAAAATCGAATTGATAGTTGGGTGAGATTAACAGCGTATAAATATATTCTGAAAAACACACAGAATTTTGGTGAACTCATCAGCACAACTGTTGGCAACTGGGAGGGAAAAGAACTCAGCAGAAAGTTAGAGCTTGAAGTTGGAAAAGATTTGCAATTTATCCGAATCAACGGAACCATTGTTGGTGGTCTGGTAGGTCTGCTGATTTATACGATTGCTAATTTTATATAG
- a CDS encoding TatD family hydrolase: MDFLDFHHHKQIKKGIYNLNHLEAIPDTMFSAGIHPKDITQNWKSDFEEIKKKTLDKNCIAVGECGLDGLITVDEKLQNEVFQAQLSWAEEIRKPVIIHCVRRFSQILHFKKAKIPLIIHGFNKKETIAKELLNVGFYLSFGRAAMESLSLQKIIRNIPIDRLFLETDNSDFSIQDLYEKVAEVKSVSFENLKNQMWENLGNIRHNG, encoded by the coding sequence ATGGATTTTCTAGATTTTCATCATCATAAACAGATTAAGAAGGGAATATATAATCTTAATCATCTAGAAGCCATTCCAGATACTATGTTTTCAGCAGGAATACATCCTAAAGATATTACACAAAACTGGAAGTCAGATTTCGAAGAAATTAAAAAAAAAACGTTAGATAAAAACTGTATTGCAGTAGGCGAGTGCGGGCTAGACGGATTAATTACAGTTGATGAAAAACTGCAAAATGAAGTATTCCAAGCTCAGTTATCTTGGGCAGAAGAAATAAGAAAACCTGTAATCATCCATTGTGTGAGACGTTTTTCGCAGATTCTCCATTTCAAAAAAGCTAAAATCCCATTAATTATCCACGGATTCAATAAAAAAGAAACTATTGCGAAAGAACTTCTGAACGTTGGTTTTTATCTCAGTTTTGGAAGAGCAGCTATGGAAAGTTTATCTTTGCAAAAAATTATCAGAAATATTCCCATAGACAGGTTGTTTCTGGAAACGGACAATTCGGATTTCAGCATACAAGATTTATATGAAAAAGTAGCCGAAGTTAAATCTGTTTCTTTTGAAAATCTTAAGAATCAAATGTGGGAAAATCTTGGCAATATTCGACATAATGGATAA
- a CDS encoding serine hydrolase domain-containing protein, protein MLKKIFKVFLLVIASIILLIYVSGYSYLFRAARLTYMKGENSSTIDDGKYFPSKIISKGRPKRWPTDDFYNKIKLTNSLKKHLEETETTAFLVVKNGKIFQEHYWYGYGKYKPSNSFSLAKTITVLLLGKAIDDGRFLNADQNFSDFYPEFSPNDFGKNLTLRNLASMESGLDWKEDYKNPFLPNAAAYYGFSLADVVFNKKLITMPGEKFEYQSGATQLLGFAIGRAVGMPLSLYASSMLWKPLGMENDADWSTDDMGIEKTFCCIQSNARDFAKIGYLLLNKGKIDSVPLISENFINEMTTPTEKSDGVYGMGLWINNDYRIPHYYMRGLNGQYVVVIPQYDMIIIRLGKKEGDEKDSKNRPKETEFYIDEVLKMMTKN, encoded by the coding sequence ATGTTAAAAAAGATCTTCAAGGTTTTCCTACTCGTCATTGCTTCTATAATTCTTCTCATATACGTCTCCGGTTACAGTTATCTGTTCCGTGCTGCAAGACTAACTTATATGAAAGGTGAAAATAGTTCTACGATAGATGACGGAAAATATTTTCCCTCCAAGATTATTTCGAAAGGCCGACCAAAACGCTGGCCTACAGATGATTTTTACAATAAAATAAAACTGACAAACTCTCTAAAAAAACATCTTGAAGAAACAGAAACGACAGCTTTTTTGGTAGTGAAAAACGGAAAAATTTTTCAGGAACATTATTGGTACGGCTATGGAAAATATAAACCAAGCAATTCCTTTTCATTAGCTAAAACCATCACGGTTCTTCTTCTTGGAAAAGCTATTGATGATGGTAGATTTCTAAATGCAGATCAGAATTTTTCAGACTTTTATCCGGAGTTTAGTCCTAATGATTTTGGTAAAAATCTCACCCTCAGAAATCTGGCCTCTATGGAAAGCGGGCTGGACTGGAAAGAAGATTATAAAAATCCTTTTCTTCCAAATGCTGCTGCATATTATGGATTTTCATTGGCAGATGTTGTCTTTAATAAAAAACTAATAACGATGCCTGGCGAAAAATTCGAATATCAGAGTGGCGCCACACAACTTTTAGGATTTGCTATTGGCAGAGCTGTAGGAATGCCCTTATCACTGTACGCATCTTCAATGCTTTGGAAACCTCTTGGTATGGAAAATGATGCGGACTGGTCTACAGACGATATGGGTATAGAAAAGACTTTTTGCTGCATCCAGTCTAACGCAAGGGATTTTGCTAAAATCGGATATCTGCTTCTTAATAAAGGAAAAATCGACAGTGTTCCACTCATCAGTGAAAACTTTATCAATGAGATGACAACTCCTACAGAAAAGTCCGATGGTGTCTATGGAATGGGATTATGGATTAATAATGACTATAGAATTCCCCATTATTATATGCGTGGACTCAACGGGCAATATGTAGTAGTTATCCCCCAATATGATATGATCATCATACGTCTAGGTAAGAAAGAAGGCGACGAGAAAGACAGCAAAAACAGGCCAAAAGAAACCGAATTTTATATTGATGAGGTATTGAAAATGATGACTAAAAATTAA
- a CDS encoding tRNA threonylcarbamoyladenosine dehydratase: MDKYWLERTALLIKNDGLERLQNAKVLVVGLGGVGSFAAEFLARAGIGTMIIADGDVVDITNINRQLPALHSTIGQDKVELVGDRLMDINPELKLTKINEFLEPERMEELIKSEKFDYVLDCIDSLTPKLTLIKTCRRHKIKLVSSMGAGGKSDPSKVMVRDLQKTNNCLLAKQVRKRLKKEGITKGFRCVFSTELQDENSLKLTDGSNFKKSFYGTISFIPAIFGLYAAAEVINYLTGRKK, from the coding sequence ATGGATAAATACTGGCTGGAGCGTACAGCGCTGCTTATAAAAAACGATGGATTAGAAAGATTGCAAAATGCAAAAGTCCTAGTTGTGGGATTAGGGGGAGTTGGTTCATTTGCTGCAGAATTTCTGGCAAGAGCCGGAATCGGAACGATGATTATTGCAGACGGTGACGTGGTGGATATTACCAATATCAACAGACAGCTACCGGCATTACATTCTACAATTGGACAGGATAAAGTGGAATTGGTTGGAGACAGACTGATGGACATTAACCCAGAACTCAAGCTTACAAAAATCAACGAGTTTCTGGAGCCAGAAAGAATGGAAGAGCTCATAAAATCAGAAAAATTTGATTACGTGCTAGACTGCATAGATTCTCTCACCCCAAAACTTACGCTTATAAAAACTTGCAGACGACACAAAATTAAACTCGTTTCGTCAATGGGCGCCGGCGGAAAATCGGATCCGAGTAAAGTAATGGTGAGGGACCTGCAAAAAACAAACAACTGTTTGCTGGCAAAGCAGGTAAGAAAAAGATTGAAAAAAGAAGGAATCACTAAAGGTTTTAGGTGTGTATTCTCCACAGAACTACAAGATGAAAACAGCCTAAAACTAACGGATGGAAGCAACTTTAAAAAATCTTTTTATGGAACCATCAGTTTTATTCCAGCCATTTTTGGATTGTATGCTGCTGCAGAAGTCATAAATTACCTAACAGGAAGAAAAAAATAA
- the rnpA gene encoding ribonuclease P protein component produces the protein MKQHGFPKQEKLKKKSDIDLLFKKGKWLSVDNLRIIYLTPNDTATLDSHKTGVSVSKKFFKKAVDRNRLKRLLREAYRLNKPLYKQAFGEKSLAMLFWVSKEMPEHYSDLEKNFLELCKKKTR, from the coding sequence TTGAAACAGCACGGATTTCCGAAACAAGAAAAGCTGAAAAAAAAATCAGATATTGACCTTTTATTTAAAAAAGGGAAATGGCTTTCTGTGGATAATCTTAGGATTATTTATCTAACTCCAAATGATACAGCCACTTTAGACAGCCACAAGACGGGAGTATCCGTATCTAAAAAATTCTTTAAAAAGGCCGTGGACAGGAACCGTTTAAAACGCTTACTCAGAGAGGCTTACAGACTAAACAAACCCCTGTACAAACAAGCATTTGGAGAGAAATCTTTGGCTATGTTATTTTGGGTTTCCAAGGAAATGCCTGAGCATTACTCAGATTTGGAAAAGAATTTCCTTGAACTTTGTAAAAAGAAAACGAGATAA